The following are encoded in a window of Danaus plexippus chromosome 22 unlocalized genomic scaffold, MEX_DaPlex mxdp_33, whole genome shotgun sequence genomic DNA:
- the LOC116773549 gene encoding la-related protein 6, which translates to MEVTPPSAMPEPDEGITTDRRPSTDEHADLSDTASETGSGGKDSGCEVAPDPQEPPYTPPDEELANRIVSQVEFYFSDANITKDAFLLKHVRRNKEGYVSLKLISSFKRVKHLTKDWRVVAEALKRSTKLEINEPGTKLRRTDPLPAYDETTPSRTVVAVRMPIDRPTVENVSRLFASCGEIALVRVLRPGNPVPADVRQFLNKNPSLVNCVCALVEFTESEAARGALRLQTSDEEGMKVYELNGVPREPKRKAPARRPPPRRHECEYSSCCSGSEPEYEYRNYGTPFYRRNSSGFFAPRPAEIQTWVPRRQSTCSHSSDSGVSFFCGSRRASQASTGSASSEGWLARRLSGCSLTGTECGGRRLSCTPRFEPRAPVVPDGTRGFHAASRQRRISDLALYSR; encoded by the coding sequence atggaGGTGACTCCTCCCAGCGCCATGCCAGAGCCGGACGAAGGCATCACCACTGATCGCCGCCCTTCTACGGATGAACACGCAGATTTGTCGGACACAGCCTCCGAGACTGGCTCGGGGGGGAAGGATTCGGGATGCGAAGTAGCCCCGGACCCTCAAGAACCACCATACACGCCACCAGACGAAGAACTCGCCAATAGGATCGTTTCCCAAGTGGAGTTTTACTTCTCGGATGCCAATATAACTAAAGATGCCTTCCTCTTAAAACACGTACGTCGTAATAAAGAAGGCTACGTCTCCCTCAAGCTGATTTCGAGCTTCAAACGCGTCAAGCATCTAACCAAGGACTGGCGGGTGGTCGCTGAGGCACTGAAAAGATCTACAAAGTTGGAAATTAACGAGCCGGGAACGAAGCTGCGAAGAACTGATCCTTTACCAGCGTACGACGAAACTACTCCGTCTAGGACCGTAGTGGCGGTTAGAATGCCGATAGATCGTCCTACAGTTGAGAATGTGTCGAGATTGTTTGCCAGTTGCGGTGAGATCGCCCTGGTGCGGGTGCTTCGCCCCGGGAATCCGGTCCCCGCCGATGTTCGTCAATTCCTAAACAAGAATCCCAGTCTGGTGAATTGTGTGTGTGCTCTAGTTGAGTTTACCGAATCCGAGGCTGCGAGGGGCGCGCTGCGTCTGCAGACATCTGATGAAGAAGGTATGAAAGTGTATGAATTGAATGGAGTCCCTCGCGAGCCGAAGAGGAAGGCACCGGCCCGTCGGCCTCCGCCCCGCCGGCACGAGTGCGAATACTCATCCTGTTGCAGTGGATCCGAGCCTGAGTATGAGTACAGGAATTATGGGACTCCGTTTTATAGACGGAACTCCAGCGGGTTCTTCGCCCCGCGTCCGGCTGAAATACAGACTTGGGTGCCGAGACGACAGTCTACTTGCAGTCACAGTTCGGATTCAGGAGTTTCGTTCTTCTGTGGGTCCAGACGAGCATCTCAAGCGAGTACGGGGAGCGCGAGCAGTGAGGGTTGGTTAGCGAGGAGGCTCTCGGGGTGCTCCTTGACGGGGACCGAGTGTGGAGGGCGGAGGCTCTCCTGCACCCCCCGGTTCGAACCCCGCGCCCCCGTCGTCCCGGACGGCACAAGAGGCTTCCACGCCGCCTCTCGCCAACGACGGATATCAGACCTGGCGCTGTATTCGCGCTAG